The DNA region TCCGATGGTTTGTTTCCGCTACGAACCAAATTATTAAAAACAGCTATTGCTTTATCAGCATTACTATCAAACAATTCCCTCTTTTCAGCTGATAAATCACTCCAAATCAGCCCATAGTATTCATTAATGTCATCATATTTTAGAATAATGGCATTTGGCAATCCTGCTTTTATTCGTTTCGAAATGTAGTTTAGTTTATCTTCAGTAAAGGTTACTTTAGCAGCGTCTTCTTCATTTATCAATGTAAATCCTTCTAACCTCACCGCAGAACCATTTAAAAACTTTAAGGAAAGCGTCACTTCGCCATCCGGAATTTTATTTAAAGGTATTTTGGCTAAAGCAAACTCCCGCTCACTTCCCAAGTCAACTGTATTGGCCAATTCATTATTTAAGTTAACCTGAATGGTTGTATTCCCTTCAGCTAGTTTTTTATACCGCAGCAATAACGTTCCCTTGCGCAGCCGGCCATTATTGATCAAGCGGAGATAATCAATTACGGTGTTATTTGCTCCTGCAATGATCGCGTTTCCACTTACCGCCAACTCATCTTTTACTTGTCCACGCAATTGCCCGTCGTAAACCAAATTGTAATTCCACGAATATGTTTTTTCCCTAAAACTTTTATAATCGGCAGCCTTTTGCCAAACCGCATTTTGAGGTAATATCGCACGAATACGCTTCTCGAAAGGAAATACAATGGTATTGAAGATGTTCAGCGCTAAACTCCTGTTGTTCTCGGTATTATTTACAAATTCAGCTCTGATCAGTCTGGTTTGATCATCAACTTTATTAAAGGAAACATCACAATACACCCTATCTTTCCATTCCAACTGATAACGATAGGAGAAAAAAGACAAGTCAGGTGTCGACTCCCAGGGATGATAGCCAGATTCTCGTTTTACATTGGCTAATGGGGTAATATTGCGCATATAAAAAGACGGCTGTACAATTACATCAAAACGAAATCCATTATTTTTGGCCGGGATGTGCGATATCCCGTTGTATCTGTCTGAATAAGGCCCAAACGGTGGCAGTGCCATGTCGAGCGTGTTCTTCAGGGAAGTTGTAAATCCATTTTCCCAGCTAGTATAAATTGATGGATCAGGCTGAGCTTTTGAATGTAGCGCAAAGGCTGTCAAAAAGCCTGTTGTAAGCAAAAATAGGTGGATTTTATTCATTTGATACCTGGTTAGCGAACTATTTACCCTACCTGAATAAAAGTTGATCGTTCCATCTTTTTTGGCGGTTAAGAACAATAACTGATTTAAAAATCTGTGCCCTCAAACCAATCACATGCGTTTTAGTGCTATTCCTATTCGCACAATGTTGGTCAGTTTTGTTGGAAACAACTTTACTATAAATAGCAGTAGATAGCTCAGGGCGAAGATATTCAATATGGCATCATCTTTATGATGAATAGCTAAATTGAGGCAAATCGACAAAAAAATGATCAGATTACGCAAATTCTTTGGGCCTATTCAATTCAAACGAAAAAGGGCTGCTTTTTAATAAGCAACCCTTTAAGGTTTCCTGTTAGCGCATAAAGTACAGTAGCGGTGTTTTTTAGCACTGACGGTTCGAACTTAGTACAGCTGGGGCGATTCGCTTCCCAACTGGAAATCGAATGATGTTGAAGCCATATTGAAGATACAACATCATTACCTTTGTTTTTTGCACCCAATAGTATGATGAACAAGCTGAGCTATTTAACGGCAGGCCCCCAGGTTGTGCTAAAAAAACCAAAGAAAGCCGCCCGGTTAATTTCCTGTGCATGATGAAAAATAGTGCCCCTTTACATTTTTTGCCGTACTTTATAAGTAAAAGGAAGTCGAAAAAGTAAAATATGGCATGTTTTGAATCGAAAAAACAATCAATCGCCCCATATTTGTTTACGATATTTCCAAAACACCAAAGTTAAACATTTTTTTTACTAGATTCGTTTCTCCTAAACATGAACAATTATAGCGAACGTAGCGAAAAAGAACTGATTGAGCTTTTAAAACAGGACGATCAGGGTGCTTTTAGCAGGCTATACTTTCAAAATATCCAAAAACTTAAATATTTTATTCAAAGAACAACAAAATCCCCACATTTGGCCGAAGATATTGTTCACGATACCTTTGTGAAATTATGGGAAAGCAGAAAAGAAATTGATGCTGCCAAACCGTTAAAGCCCTATTTATACACCATAGCCAAAAGAACGCTCCTTAATGTTTTGAAAAGAGCAAACCATGAAGTTTCTATTATAACAGAAATACGAAAATATGCTCAAGAAACAGAAAACACTACTGACCTGGAAATTGAGTATAATGAAAGTAATTCGTTAATGGTTGATGCACTTAACTCAATAACCGGACAGCCAAAAGAAGTATTTATTCGTTGTCGTATTCAGGGTTTAACTTACAAACAAGCTGCCGAAGAACTTGGCGTTACTGAAAGTACTGTAAATAAACATATGCATAAGGCTTTAAAACTGATCAGAGAATATATCAAATACAAAAATGCCCTGGCAGTTCTGCTGGCATTGATTACGGTTCATAAATAATTTTTACACCAACCGCCGACAACTTTTTTTCATTTTTTTTTATAATCGACTGGATGTTTTTTCTCCGCCAGTTGTATTAGTATTAAAAGATTAAAAGTGAATAAAGAAATACGCCATATATTTCAGCGATATATAGATGGTGAAGCTAGCCAGCGAGAAATTGATCAGGTTTTAAAAACGTTGGAAGACGGGCGCTACCAGGATGAATGGGATAGCCTATTGACAAAGGATTTAGATGAAGTGATCGATGCTGAAATCGAAATTGAGAGCATTAGCACGAGTAACGCCTCTGCGCTTCACAATCGGATTTTGAAGTCTATTGAACACCAGCCTCAAGCGGTCTCCTTACCAAAAATAAATCGCATAAAATCATGGCCTGGAATTGCTGTTGCTGCATCAATTTTGGCTATCCTAAGCATTGGCACCTACTATTTTATTTCGCAAAACACCCTTAAAAAGCAAACCATAACTTATCAAAATGATGTTGCCCCAGGCAAACCGGGTGCAACACTTACCTTAGCCGATGGCCGGAAAATTTTAATTAAAGAGGCCATGACGGGAAACATTGCAGCGGAATCTGGCGTAAAGATTTATAAAAACAAATCCGGTCAGATTGTCTATGAAATCGTCGATCGCGATTTGGCGGCAACAGGCAGTAACATGCTTTCAACTATGCGGGGTGAACAAATGCAGGTTATCCTACCTGATGGAACCCTGGTATTCCTCAATGCAGAATCGTCGCTCAAATACCCAACAAGTTTTGTTAAACAAGATGAAAGAGAAGTTTCGCTCACCGGAGAAGGCTATTTCGAAGTAGCGAAAGACAAAGCGCATCCTTTTATTGTTAAAACCGGACAGCAAGAGGTTGAAGTACTCGGCACGCATTTTAATATCAATAGTTACACAAACGAACCTGGTGTTAAAACCACGCTGTTGGAAGGAAGCGTAAAGATAAGCGCAAACCAAAAGACCAAAATACTAACACCTGGTAATCAAGCCGTAAACATAAATGGAGATATTAATATCAGCAAGGTAGATACTGAGCTGGCCGTAGCATGGAAAAACAACAACTTTGTGTTCGACGTACTCAGCATTAAAGAAATTATGCGAATGTTGGAGCGCTGGTATAATGTAGATGTAATTTATACTGATCACATTCCTGAAGGAACATTTTGGGGTTCAGTTTCTCGTTTTGACAATATTTCTCAAGTATTAATCTCGCTTGAGGCCACCGGAAATGTTCATTTCGAAATTAAGGGAAGAAAAATTTATGTATCTCGTTAAACCTAAACAACTATAAACAAGGGGCTTTTCCCACAAACCTAAACTGAATGATATGAAGAAATAACGACCATAACCTCCATTAAACCAAACTAACGATAACAAAAAACCATACCCCGCCTGGACGCAGGGTATGGAAAAATTGGCGTCGATTGAAATCAACTAAAGCAGATTTTCGATTTTTCTACGAACAGATCATCTGCAAATTAACCAGAAACAAACTTAGCAAATATTGCCTGTGAAAGCAATGTAATGTGGCAACTATTGCCTGCCGGGAATGTTCACAAACCAAACATAGTGTATCAAAAATCAACCCTAAAACCGGATATAGGTAAACGATATATCCAAAAAACCAAACTTATTATGCGACTAACCACCGTAATTTTAATCGCAACCTTTATGCAAGCTAGTGCTGCTGGCTTTGCGCAAAAAATAAGCCTTAACAAATCCAATGTGTTATTGGTGAATGTAATCACTGAGTTGCGAAAACAAAGTGGCTATAATTTTATCGCATCCGGAGAGTTACTCAACAAAGCCAGCCTTGTGAGCATCAACGTGAAAAACACAGAATTTAAAGCAGTATTAGATCAGATTTTTAACGAACAGCCGATTACTTACGAAATTAATAACAACACGGTAACATTAAGGGCAAAACCGGTTGGCTTATTAGATCGTGTTAGAGAATTGTTCCAGGTAACAGATGTGAGCGGTACAATTGTAGATTCGTTATCCAACAAACCCTTACCTGGTGCAACAATTGCAGTTAAAGGTAAAAATCAGGCCGTTAGAAGTGGCGCCGATGGTTCGTTCAAACTGCTAAACGTAGACGAAAATGCAATATTGGTCATCAAATTTATTGGTTATAAAGCCCGAGAAGTGCGGGCTGAAAAAAACCTGGGTGTTATTCGGCTAAGTCTTGATGTTAGTGAACTGGAAGAGGTAGGCGTAACCGTAAATACGGGTTACCAACGCATTAAGCCTGAGCAAAGTACAGGTGCTGTTTCGCAAATTGGCACCAGAGAATACGAATCGAGGGTAAGTTCTGATTTTCTTGACGGACTGGTAAACAGGTTACCGGGATTGCTGATCAATAACTCGGTGATGTTTAACAGCACGGACCCCAACGGTAATACCTCTTCCAGACCTTTGTTCAATATTCGCGGAATTTCTACAATGTCGGCCAACCAAAGCCCTTTAATTGTTGTAGATGGTTACCCCACCGAACTTACGCTTGATATGATTGATCCGAATGAGATTAAATCAGTTACCATCCTCAAAGACGCCGCTTCTGCAACGGTATATGGCGTTAGGGCATCAAACGGAGTAATTATTATCGAAAGAAAGCAGGCCAATCCGGGAGCGGC from Pedobacter endophyticus includes:
- a CDS encoding FecR family protein, with the translated sequence MNKEIRHIFQRYIDGEASQREIDQVLKTLEDGRYQDEWDSLLTKDLDEVIDAEIEIESISTSNASALHNRILKSIEHQPQAVSLPKINRIKSWPGIAVAASILAILSIGTYYFISQNTLKKQTITYQNDVAPGKPGATLTLADGRKILIKEAMTGNIAAESGVKIYKNKSGQIVYEIVDRDLAATGSNMLSTMRGEQMQVILPDGTLVFLNAESSLKYPTSFVKQDEREVSLTGEGYFEVAKDKAHPFIVKTGQQEVEVLGTHFNINSYTNEPGVKTTLLEGSVKISANQKTKILTPGNQAVNINGDINISKVDTELAVAWKNNNFVFDVLSIKEIMRMLERWYNVDVIYTDHIPEGTFWGSVSRFDNISQVLISLEATGNVHFEIKGRKIYVSR
- a CDS encoding RNA polymerase sigma factor: MNNYSERSEKELIELLKQDDQGAFSRLYFQNIQKLKYFIQRTTKSPHLAEDIVHDTFVKLWESRKEIDAAKPLKPYLYTIAKRTLLNVLKRANHEVSIITEIRKYAQETENTTDLEIEYNESNSLMVDALNSITGQPKEVFIRCRIQGLTYKQAAEELGVTESTVNKHMHKALKLIREYIKYKNALAVLLALITVHK